The genomic DNA TGGGCGCTGATCGACGCCAACTGGGTTGGCACCACCCGCGCCGACTGCACCAAGGAAGGTGCCTGCTGGGTGTTCATCCAGCAGCGCTTTGGCCAGTTCATGTACGGCTATTACCCGGCTGAGTTGCGCTGGCGCGTGGACCTGACCGTATGGCTTGCCGTGCTTGGCGCTGCGCCGCTGTTCATCAAGCGTTTCCCGCGCAAGGCCGTTTACGGCCTGGGCTTTCTGGTGGTGTACCCGATCCTGGCCTACACGCTGCTGCATGGCGGCTACCTGGGCCTGGAAAGCGTGCCGACCAGCCAGTGGGGCGGGCTGATGCTGACCTTGGTGATCGCCACGGTGGGTATCGTGGGCGCCTTGCCGCTGGGCATATTGCTGGCCCTGGGGCGGCGTTCAAACATGCCTGCGGTGAAGGTGGTCTGCGTGACCTTCATCGAGTTCTGGCGTGGCGTGCCGTTGATCACCGTGCTGTTCATGTCATCGGTGATGCTGCCGTTGTTCCTGCCCGAAGGCATGAGCTTCGACAAGCTGCTGCGGGCAATGATCGGCGTGATCCTGTTCCAGTCGGCGTACATCGCCGAGGTGGTGCGCGGCGGCCTGCAGGCCATCCCCAAGGGGCAATATGAAGCCGCTGCCGCGATGGGCCTGGGCTACTGGCGTTCGATGGGCCTGGTGATTCTGCCGCAGGCCTTGAAGCTGGTGATCCCCGGCATCGTCAACACCTTTATCGCGCTGTTCAAGGACACCAGTCTGGTGATCATCATCGGCCTGTTCGACCTGCTCAACAGCGTCAAGCAGGCTGCCGCCGACCCGGCCTGGCTGGGCATGGCCACCGAGGGCTATGTGTTCGCAGCCCTGGTGTTCTGGATCTTCTGTTTCGGTATGTCCCGCTACTCCATGCACCTGGAGCGCAAGCTGGACACTGGCCACAAGCGTTAGGAGTTTCGAAATGAGTGAAGCGATCAAGCAGCCTGCCGGCCCCGAAGGCATCATCCAGATGCAGGGCGTCAACAAGTGGTACGGCCAGTTCCATGTACTGAAGGACATCAACCTGAACGTGCGCCAGGGTGAGCGTATCGTGCTGTGCGGGCCGTCCGGTTCGGGCAAGTCCACCACCATCCGCTGTCTCAACCGTCTGGAAGAACACCAGCAGGGGCGCATCGTGGTTGATGGTGTGGAGCTGACCAACGATCTCAAACAGATCGAGGCGATTCGCCGTGAGGTGGGCATGGTATTCCAGCACTTCAACCTGTTCCCGCACCTGACCATCCTTGAAAACTGCACCCTAGCGCCCATGTGGGTACGCAAGATGCCGCGGCGCAAGGCCGAGGAAATCGCCATGCACTATCTGGAGCGGGTACGCATCCCGGAGCAGGCGCACAAGTACCCGGGGCAGTTGTCCGGTGGCCAGCAGCAGCGCGTGGCGATTGCCCGGGCGCTGTGCATGAAGCCGAAGATCATGCTGTTCGACGAGCCGACGTCGGCGCTCGACCCGGAAATGGTCAAGGAAGTGCTCGATACCATGGTTGGCCTAGCCGAGGACGGCATGACCATGCTCTGCGTGACCCACGAAATGGGCTTTGCCCGAACCGTGGCGAACCGGGTGATCTTCATGGATAAGGGGGAGATCGTGGAGCAGGCTGCGCCGGATGATTTCTTCGACCGGCCGCGCAGTGACCGGACCAAGTTGTTCCTCAGCCAGATCCTGCACTGATGCGGGGCACAGGGCCGCTCCTGCAGGGGTACGCGTTTTGCCTGTAGGAGCGGCCTTGTGTCGCGAAAGGGCTGCAAAGCAGCCCCGGATCTTGAAGCCTTACTTCTCTTCCTGAGTCGCAGCCGGCGCAGGCGGCGGCCGTAGCCCCACTTCGGCGATCAGTTTCAACTGCTGCCCGTTGCGCATCACCTCGATGGTGATCTTCTCGTTGGGCTTGATCCGCGCCACCTGGTTCATCGACTTGCGCCCGTCACCGGCCGGCTCGCCATTGATGCTCAGGATCACGTCACCCAGTTGCAACCCGGCCTTCTGCGCCGGGCCATCGCGGAAAATGCCCGCCACAACGATGCCGGGGCGCCCTTGCATGCCGAACGATTCGGCCAGTTCCTGGCTCAGCGGCTGAACTTCGATACCCAGCCAGCCACGAATCACCTGGCCATGCTCGACGATCGACTTCATCACTTCCAGCGCCAGTTTGACCGGTATGGCGAAGCCGATGCCCTGCGAACCGCCCGATTTGGAGAAGATCGCCGTATTGATGCCGACCAGGTTGCCGCTGGCATCGACCAGCGCGCCGCCGGAGTTGCCCGGGTTGATCGCGGCGTCGGTCTGGATGAAGTCTTCGTAGTTGTTCAGGCCCAGCTGGTTGCGGCCAGTGGCGCTGATGATGCCCATGGTAACGGTCTGGCCGACGCCGAAGGGGTTGCCGATTGCCAAGGTGACGTCACCGATGTGGATGGTGTCGGAGCGGCCGATGGTGATGGCCGGCAGGTTCTTGAGGTCGATCTTCAATACCGCCAGATCGGTTTCGGGGTCGCTGCCGATCACACGTGCCAAGGTTTCGCGGCCGTCTTTGAGCGCCACGACGATCTGGTCGGCGCCGCTGGTGACGTGGTTGTTGGTCAGCAGATAGCCCTCGGGGCTCATGATCACCGCCGAGCCCAGGCTCGACTCCCAGCGCCGTTGCTTGGGCAGGTTGTCGCCGAAGAAGCGGCGGAACTGCGGGTCTTCGAACAGCGGGTGGGCGCTCTTGTTCACCACCTTGGTGGTGTACAGGTTGACTACGGCAGGGGCGGCGAGCGTGACGGCATCGGCATAGGACACCGGGCCTTGCATGATCTGCGTAGTCTGTGGCGCTTGTTGCAGGTTTACATCCTGGCTGGGCAGGCCGACCCACTGCGGGAAGCGCTGGATGATCAGCATGGCGATCAGTATGCCGGTAAGCAGGGGCCAGCCAAAATAACGCAAAGCCTTGAACATGAACGAATCCTGGGAGTGGGCGAGGGCCATGGTGGCGCGGCGGGGCGCGAACGCGCGCGATCATACACCGGTTTCCCCAACGCCGGCGACGGCCCATAATGGCGGCCATTATACGGGCGTTGTTCCCGTTGAACGTGCAGATTTCGAGGAGATTTTCCATGGCCGTCGCCCTTGACACCCTGGTTGAAGAAGCCGAGCGTTACCTGGGTAGCGCGAAAATCCAGGATTACTGCCCCAACGGCCTGCAGGTCGAAGGCCGCCCGCAGGTCAGCCGCATCGTCAGCGGCGTCACCGCCAGCCAGGCATTGCTGGATGCGGCGGTCGAGGCACAGGCCGACCTGGTGCTGGTGCACCACGGTTATTTCTGGAAGGGCGAGAACCCGTGCATTACCGGGATCAAGCAGCGGCGCTTGAAAACCCTGCTCAAGCACGACATCAGCCTGCTGGCCTTCCACTTGCCGCTGGATGTGCACCCTGAGGTCGGCAACAACGTGCAACTGGCCCGCCAGCTGGATATCACTGTCGAAGGGCCGCTGGACCCAAGCGACCCGAAGGTGGTGGGGCTGGTCGGCTCGCTGGCCGAGCCTGTGACGGCGCGCGATTTCGCCCGCCGTGTGCAGGAGGTCATGGGGCGTGAGCCGCTGCTGGTCGAAGGTGACCAGGTGATCCGTCGCGTCGGCTGGTGTACGGGCGGTGGTCAGGGCTACATCGATACGGCGATTGCTGCCGGGGTGGACTTGTTCATCAGTGGTGAGGCGTCCGAGCAGACCTACCACAGTGCCCGCGAGAATGGTGTGAGCTTCATTGCCGCCGGGCATCATGCCACCGAGCGTTATGGTGTGCAGGCGCTGGGCGACTATCTGGCGCGGCGCTTTGCCTTGGAGCACCTGTTCATCGATTGCCCGAACCCGATCTGAGGCCATCTTCGTCCTCATTGCTGGCAGGGCAGCCCCTACAGGTCTGTAGGAGCCGGCTTGGCGGCGATTGGGCCGCAGAGCGGCCCTTTGATAGCCAAACCCCCAGTCATATCGTTAGACCTTTTCGATCTAGTCCGGCGCCTAAATAGAATCAGCCGCTGTGATAAAGTGGCTCGCTCGAACACGGCCCGAAGGCCGTCCATAAGATCGTTTTACGTGAGTAGCCATGGTCGACAAACTGACGCACTTGAAACAGCTGGAGGCGGAAAGCATCCACATCATCCGCGAGGTGGCCGCCGAGTTCGACAACCCGGTGATGCTGTACTCGATCGGCAAGGATTCCGCCGTGATGCTGCACCTGGCGCGCAAAGCCTTCTTCCCAGGCAAACTGCCGTTCCCGGTGATGCACGTCGACACCCAGTGGAAATTCCAGGAGATGTACCGCTTCCGCGACAAGATGGTCGAGGAAATGGGCCTGGAGCTGATCACCCACGTCAACCCCGAAGGTGTGGCGCAGGGCATCAACCCGTTCACCCATGGCAGCTCCAAGCACACCGACATCATGAAAACCCAGGGCCTCAAGCAGGCACTGGACAAGCATGGTTTCGACGCCGCTTTCGGTGGTGCCCGCCGCGATGAAGAGAAATCGCGTGCCAAAGAGCGCGTCTACTCGTTCCGTGACAGCAAGCACCGCTGGGACCCGAAGAACCAGCGCCCGGAACTGTGGAACGTCTACAACGGCAAGGTCAACAAGGGCGAGTCGATCCGCGTGTTCCCGCTGTCGAACTGGACCGAGCTGGACATCTGGCAGTACATCTACCTTGAAGGCATCCCGATCGTGCCGCTGTACTTCGCCGCCGAGCGTGAAGTCATCGAGAAGAACGGCACCCTGATCATGATCGATGACGAGCGCATCCTCGAGCACCTCTCCGAGGAAGAGAAAGCGCGCATCGTCAAGAAGAAGGTGCGTTTCCGTACCCTGGGCTGCTACCCGCTCACGGGTGCTGTCGAGTCGGAAGCCGAGACCCTGACGGACATCATTCAGGAAATGCTCCTGACCCGAACGTCCGAACGGCAGGGCCGTGTCATCGACCACGATGGCGCCGGTTCCATGGAAGACAAGAAACGCCAAGGCTACTTCTAATTTCAGGGTTACTCCATGTCGCACCAATCTGATCTGATCAGCGAGGACATCCTCGCCTACCTGGCCCAGCACGAGCGCAAGGAACTGCTGCGTTTCCTGACCTGCGGCAACGTCGACGACGGCAAGAGCACCCTGATCGGGCGCCTGCTGCACGACTCCAAGATGATCTACGAGGACCACCTCGAGGCCATCACCCGTGATTCGAAGAAGTCCGGTACCACCGGTGAAGAAGTCGACTTGGCGCTGCTGGTGGATGGCCTGCAGGCCGAGCGTGAGCAGGGCATCACCATCGATGTCGCCTACCGCTACTTCTCCACTGCCAAGCGCAAGTTCATCATCGCCGACACCCCGGGCCACGAGCAGTACACCCGCAACATGGCCACCGGCGCGTCCACCTGTGACCTGGCGATCATTCTGGTCGATGCCCGCTACGGCGTGCAGACCCAGACCCGTCGCCACAGCTACATCGCTTCGTTGCTGGGCATCAAGCACATCGTCGTCGCGGTCAACAAGATGGACCTCAAGGGCTTCGACGAAGGCGTCTTCGAGGAAATCAAGGCCGACTACCTGAAGTTCGCCGACGCCATCAACCTGACCCCGAGCAGCCTGCACTTCGTGCCGATGTCGGCGCTCAAGGGTGACAACGTGGTCAACCGCAGCGAGCGTTCGCCTTGGTACACCGGCCCTGCGCTGATGGAAATCCTCGAAACCGTGGAAGTGGCGGCCGACCGCAACTTCACCGACCTGCGGTTCCCGGTGCAATACGTCAACCGCCCGAACCTGAACTTCCGCGGCTTCGCCGGCACCCTCGCCAGCGGCGTGGTGCACAAGGGTGACGAAATCGTCGTACTGCCCTCGGGCAAGAGCAGCCGGGTCAAGTCCATCGTCACCTACGAAGGTGAACTGGAGCACGCCGGCCCAGGCCAGGCTGTGACCCTCACCATGGAAGACGAGATCGACATCTCCCGTGGCGACCTGCTGGTGCATGCCGACAACGTCCCGCCGGTGACCGACCAGTTCGACGCAATGCTGGTGTGGATGGCCGAAGAGCCGATGCTCCCGGGCAAGAAGTACGACATCAAGCGCGCCACCAGCTACGTGCCGGGCTCGATTGCCAGCATCACCCACAAGGTCGATGTGAACACCCTCGAGAAGGACGCTGCCAGCGCGCTACAACTGAACGAGATCGGTCGCGTCAAGGTGTCGTTGGACAGCGCCATCGCCCTGGACGGCTATGACAGCAACCGCACCACAGGTGCGTTCATCGTCATCGACCGCCTGACCAACGGCACCGTCGGCGCTGGCATGATCATCGCTCCGCCTGTTCTGCCGCACGGCAGCACCGGTCAGCATGGCAAGCAGGCCCACGTGTCCACCGAAGAGCGCGCCCTGCGCTTCGGCCAGCAGCCGGCCACCGTGCTGTTCAGCGGCCTGTCTGGCGCTGGCAAGAGCACCTTGGCTTATGCCGTTGAGCGCAAGCTGTTCGACATGGGCCGTGCAGTTTACGTGCTCGACGGCCAGAACCTGCGCCACGACCTGAACAAGGGCCTGCCGCAGGACCGCGCCGGCCGCACCGAAAACTGGCGCCGCGCCGCCCATGTGGCGCGCCAGTTCAACGAAGCCGGCCTGCTGACCCTGGCTGCGTTCGTGGCCCCGGATGCCGAAGGCCGCGAACAGGCCAAAGCCCTGATCGGCAAAGAGCGCCTGGTGACAGTTTACGTTCAGGCCTCGCCACTGGCTTGCCGCGAGCGTGACCCGCAGGGCCTGTACGCTGCCGGTGGCGACAACATCCCGGGCGAAAGCTTCCCGTTCGATGTGCCGCTGGATGCTGACCTTGTGATCGATACCCAGGCCACTAGCGTGGACGAAGGTGTGAAACAGGTGCTGGACGTGCTGCGTCAGCGCGGCGCGATCTAAGCCCTGGTTGCTGCATCAAAAAACCCGCTTCGGCGGGTTTTTTGTTTATTGGAGGGCGCATGGCTAATCCGCTACATCCGGTGGAAAAGATGATGGCCAAGGCGCCGAAAGTGCCAAGAAGGCTTGGGTCTGGAGAGTGGGGTGCTGACAAGGTAGCGCCGATCAGCACTACCGAGTGTTGATGGCCAAGCTGCTGCCAGAGCGGTGACGATGAACTGAAGACCAGCCGCAACGGCCACCGTCCCCATGCCAGCTACTGCTGCTTTGATAGCCTCCAGCATTACAGTGGACGCACTTTCCGCTAGTGCGAACGTTGCCGCGCCGATCGGAGTGATGGTGGGTACTGAGGATGCGGTTCGGGCATCGCTGATGTAGCTGATGCGTTGGCGTGCCGCTTCTTGCCGCTGACGTTCAGCGTGTGCTGCCAGTCGTTCGGCTTCTGCCTGTTTTCGTGCAGCCTCTTCGGCAGCCAAACGTTGCGTTTCGGCCTTCAGTCGTGCAGCTTCCTGGGCCGCAGCCTGTTCTGCCGCGTGCCTGGCTTGAAGTTGCTCCGCCTCAATGGCGCGCTGAGCCAGGTTGCCCATCGCAGCGCTGAACCCTTGCAGGTAGCGAATGGATTCTGTCAGCGCGAGTGCGCGATGGTAGTCCGCCCACAGTTGTCCGGCTCGACGTGTGGCCTGCTCATCGACCAAATGTTGCAAGGCTTCGGTTTGCGGCTTGGACAGTGGCCCGATGATGTTCGGGTTGGATTCGCTGAATGCCGGTCCTTGCGCCTTTTTGGCCTCAATCAGACCGTTGGCGGCATTCAAGTATGCCGACAGCCGCTGGGCAGGGTATCGGTATCCTGAATGGACGTGGCCTGAACCACCTGATGCTGTACGAAGTTAGGCAGACAGTCGAAACAGATCTGCTGCTCCGATTTTATCTGCCGGATCCTGCGCTCGATTGCCTTTGGCAGGTCTGCATGAGGCTGCTGCAGTTCTGTGTTGTCGCGAAGCAAGCACATGCATTTCGAATTTCGAGTAATTACTCCGTATGGTTGTTTTGTTTTGTGTTGTCTATCCATCGGAAGTGTTCTTGGTAATCCTTCTGTCGTTCGCAACCCTGCTTGTAGGGATCCATGTCGCACTTGAAGTGGATTTCTTGTTTGTCAGGGAGAAGCATAGGCATTTCGCCGGTGCATCCACTTAGGAATAATAGGGTGGTGATCGCTAGCTTTTTCATGGGTAGAGTTCGTTAATGTAATTATTTGCTCGAGGGGGTACGCGTTGCTGTGCAGGGACTGGGTGAGCGGTTTGTTCTTGAATTATGCCTTGTTTTCGAGAATTAATATGGCGCAATAGGTGTAGGCAATTCCGCCTTGATGCGTAGGAATTTGTTCCGGATTTGGTGGGGAGTAATTCTATGTGTTGTGTTGTGTTGTGCGCTATGTACCCATGATGGCCATGGAGCGCTGCTTGAGCGCTCCATGTGTATCAATAGGAATGAGGTGTGCAATGGGACGAAGTAAGTATCGGAAAATACGCTATCAACCTTTCCTTGGTTCTGGTGGGATATTGCTACCTCCTAATCAAGCCATGCAGGCTGGACATTTTATAAAATCAGAGAATGGCCGGTTTATTCTGCGTCTCCGAAATGATGGAAATCTTGTGTTGGAAGATGGGGGGACCGTCGTATGGGTGGCAGACGAGAGTCAACCTCATAGCTCTACATTTCGGTTACGAACTCGCGAGTCACTCCAGTTCGTTGTCAGTAACTCCGGATTTTTATATGATCCTGTCCGACTACGGATCTGGTCCGCTCAGTCCACTGAAACACTGGATAGGTCCTACTGGGAAAACAACTATCTTGCGTTGACTGATACGGGAAATATCCTGATCTTTGATGGTCGTAATGGGGAGGTGCGATGGGCGCGCTATGGCTATGTGCCTGGACGGCTGCCGCGTAGAACGAAAATTTATCCGCAAGTCTATCCACCAATCCCTCGGCCACTCATTAAGATTCCACATGACTATCCGTGATGCATAATCGCGTTTCGCTGAATGTAGACCACCAAACTTAATAGGCTTGGTGGTTTTATGTGGATTTAGATTTTAGCGCGCCCTTAGGTGACTTTTTGACTGATTGTGTTATTGAGCAGCTGCTCATTGGAGGAAATGGGGAAAGCTAGACCTACTTCCGGCTTGAAAGATCTCATTCAGATATGCGTTTCCGACACGGGGATCACGCGTTTTTCCTTAACTGCCTTGTAGGAAAAACTCGAATAGATCTCCTTCACCCCGGGCAAGCGCTGCAGCACTTCGCGGGTAAATTCACCGAACGACTCCAGATCCCGTGCGAGGATTTCCAGCAAGAAGTCATAGCGCCCGGAGATGTTGTGGCAGGCGACGATTTCGGGGATTTCCATCAGCCGCTGTTCGAACGCCAGGGCCATGCCCTTTGTGTGTGAATCCATCATGATGCTGACGAAGGCAGTCACCCCGAACCCCAGCGATTTGGGCGACAGAATGGCCTGGTAGCCTGTGATGTAGCCGTTGTCCTCCAGCAGCTTCACCCGCCGCCAGCAGGGCGAGGTGGTCAGTGCTACCTGGTCGGCGAGTTCGGCGACGGTGAGGCGGGCGTTGTCCTGCAAGGCGGCGAGTAGGGCGCGGTCAGTGCGGTCGAGGCTTGAAGGCATATTTTG from Pseudomonas putida includes the following:
- a CDS encoding amino acid ABC transporter permease; the encoded protein is MNAHVFKPDMPPPVKTVGVLAWMRVNLFSSWLNTLLTLFAVYLVWLIVPPLLQWALIDANWVGTTRADCTKEGACWVFIQQRFGQFMYGYYPAELRWRVDLTVWLAVLGAAPLFIKRFPRKAVYGLGFLVVYPILAYTLLHGGYLGLESVPTSQWGGLMLTLVIATVGIVGALPLGILLALGRRSNMPAVKVVCVTFIEFWRGVPLITVLFMSSVMLPLFLPEGMSFDKLLRAMIGVILFQSAYIAEVVRGGLQAIPKGQYEAAAAMGLGYWRSMGLVILPQALKLVIPGIVNTFIALFKDTSLVIIIGLFDLLNSVKQAAADPAWLGMATEGYVFAALVFWIFCFGMSRYSMHLERKLDTGHKR
- a CDS encoding amino acid ABC transporter ATP-binding protein, with translation MSEAIKQPAGPEGIIQMQGVNKWYGQFHVLKDINLNVRQGERIVLCGPSGSGKSTTIRCLNRLEEHQQGRIVVDGVELTNDLKQIEAIRREVGMVFQHFNLFPHLTILENCTLAPMWVRKMPRRKAEEIAMHYLERVRIPEQAHKYPGQLSGGQQQRVAIARALCMKPKIMLFDEPTSALDPEMVKEVLDTMVGLAEDGMTMLCVTHEMGFARTVANRVIFMDKGEIVEQAAPDDFFDRPRSDRTKLFLSQILH
- the algW gene encoding Do family serine endopeptidase AlgW, producing MFKALRYFGWPLLTGILIAMLIIQRFPQWVGLPSQDVNLQQAPQTTQIMQGPVSYADAVTLAAPAVVNLYTTKVVNKSAHPLFEDPQFRRFFGDNLPKQRRWESSLGSAVIMSPEGYLLTNNHVTSGADQIVVALKDGRETLARVIGSDPETDLAVLKIDLKNLPAITIGRSDTIHIGDVTLAIGNPFGVGQTVTMGIISATGRNQLGLNNYEDFIQTDAAINPGNSGGALVDASGNLVGINTAIFSKSGGSQGIGFAIPVKLALEVMKSIVEHGQVIRGWLGIEVQPLSQELAESFGMQGRPGIVVAGIFRDGPAQKAGLQLGDVILSINGEPAGDGRKSMNQVARIKPNEKITIEVMRNGQQLKLIAEVGLRPPPAPAATQEEK
- a CDS encoding Nif3-like dinuclear metal center hexameric protein, with amino-acid sequence MAVALDTLVEEAERYLGSAKIQDYCPNGLQVEGRPQVSRIVSGVTASQALLDAAVEAQADLVLVHHGYFWKGENPCITGIKQRRLKTLLKHDISLLAFHLPLDVHPEVGNNVQLARQLDITVEGPLDPSDPKVVGLVGSLAEPVTARDFARRVQEVMGREPLLVEGDQVIRRVGWCTGGGQGYIDTAIAAGVDLFISGEASEQTYHSARENGVSFIAAGHHATERYGVQALGDYLARRFALEHLFIDCPNPI
- the cysD gene encoding sulfate adenylyltransferase subunit CysD, which encodes MVDKLTHLKQLEAESIHIIREVAAEFDNPVMLYSIGKDSAVMLHLARKAFFPGKLPFPVMHVDTQWKFQEMYRFRDKMVEEMGLELITHVNPEGVAQGINPFTHGSSKHTDIMKTQGLKQALDKHGFDAAFGGARRDEEKSRAKERVYSFRDSKHRWDPKNQRPELWNVYNGKVNKGESIRVFPLSNWTELDIWQYIYLEGIPIVPLYFAAEREVIEKNGTLIMIDDERILEHLSEEEKARIVKKKVRFRTLGCYPLTGAVESEAETLTDIIQEMLLTRTSERQGRVIDHDGAGSMEDKKRQGYF
- the cysN gene encoding sulfate adenylyltransferase subunit CysN, with product MSHQSDLISEDILAYLAQHERKELLRFLTCGNVDDGKSTLIGRLLHDSKMIYEDHLEAITRDSKKSGTTGEEVDLALLVDGLQAEREQGITIDVAYRYFSTAKRKFIIADTPGHEQYTRNMATGASTCDLAIILVDARYGVQTQTRRHSYIASLLGIKHIVVAVNKMDLKGFDEGVFEEIKADYLKFADAINLTPSSLHFVPMSALKGDNVVNRSERSPWYTGPALMEILETVEVAADRNFTDLRFPVQYVNRPNLNFRGFAGTLASGVVHKGDEIVVLPSGKSSRVKSIVTYEGELEHAGPGQAVTLTMEDEIDISRGDLLVHADNVPPVTDQFDAMLVWMAEEPMLPGKKYDIKRATSYVPGSIASITHKVDVNTLEKDAASALQLNEIGRVKVSLDSAIALDGYDSNRTTGAFIVIDRLTNGTVGAGMIIAPPVLPHGSTGQHGKQAHVSTEERALRFGQQPATVLFSGLSGAGKSTLAYAVERKLFDMGRAVYVLDGQNLRHDLNKGLPQDRAGRTENWRRAAHVARQFNEAGLLTLAAFVAPDAEGREQAKALIGKERLVTVYVQASPLACRERDPQGLYAAGGDNIPGESFPFDVPLDADLVIDTQATSVDEGVKQVLDVLRQRGAI
- a CDS encoding Lrp/AsnC family transcriptional regulator, which codes for MPSSLDRTDRALLAALQDNARLTVAELADQVALTTSPCWRRVKLLEDNGYITGYQAILSPKSLGFGVTAFVSIMMDSHTKGMALAFEQRLMEIPEIVACHNISGRYDFLLEILARDLESFGEFTREVLQRLPGVKEIYSSFSYKAVKEKRVIPVSETHI